A genomic region of uncultured Paludibaculum sp. contains the following coding sequences:
- a CDS encoding prolyl oligopeptidase family serine peptidase — MKPLVSAVLCALLTVPAPAQSAAPLPLTVDSIMRGPGIYGYEPRAVRWSGDGRRVYFEWKVCTDPLDKDFDTYVVQRDGSGLTRLSEDDAKLAPPAAGSESKDHRLIAYSEQGDLFVYDRSTGKRRQLTKTSDVESNPQMTRDGRKVAFVRGGNLYTITLSDGLLEQLTDIRPAGAAPSAPAAGPSRGARTAASGDEPKKGTDSQETLKKEERELLEVIQHRAKKREETEARRKKENPRKPMNLGPRETASNMLLAPDESYVLVTVLERAADSKTTVVPNFVTEAGYTEDISSRTNVGDTPNKSRMAIVKVATGEVTWLDHGQKLPANPEAKPPVKESERPVTLLGPQWSEDGAKLAVAGRAGDNKDRWIFAVDTATGKLRPIFHLHDDAWVDGPGSFRMGRLPGSQTLYFQAEITGWSHLYTVNWEGGEPKALTTGKWEVESVVLSRDETRFGLVTSEESPHVRNFYWMPTSGGPKTRITSQPGDYEVTVSPDEQMLAVVHSYTNKPPELYLMENKPGAPMTRVTTSPAPEFSAFPWLDVPIVQVPARDGTPVPARLYQPKNWKKGGPAVIFVHGAGYLQNVHRWWSNYSREYMFHHLLMQRGYLVIDVDYRGSAGYGRDWRTAIYRHMGGQDLDDQVDAAHFIVKEYGVDPKRIGLYGGSYGGFITLMALFTQPDVFAAGAALRPVTDWAHYNHGYTSNILNLPQKDLEAYKRSSPIYHAAGLKGALLICHGMVDTNVHFQDTVLLVQKLIELRKENWSVAPYPVEDHGFVQPSSWADEYKRILNLFETSLKK; from the coding sequence ATGAAGCCGTTAGTCTCCGCAGTTCTATGCGCACTCCTAACCGTGCCCGCGCCTGCCCAGTCCGCCGCCCCTTTGCCGCTAACCGTCGATTCGATCATGCGCGGCCCGGGCATCTATGGCTATGAGCCGCGCGCCGTACGCTGGTCCGGCGACGGCCGCCGTGTCTACTTCGAGTGGAAGGTTTGCACAGACCCACTGGACAAGGACTTCGACACCTATGTCGTCCAGCGGGACGGCTCCGGCCTGACCAGGCTCAGTGAGGACGACGCCAAACTCGCCCCGCCCGCCGCCGGCAGCGAGTCGAAGGACCACAGACTGATCGCCTACAGCGAGCAGGGAGACCTCTTCGTCTACGACCGCTCCACCGGCAAACGCCGCCAGCTCACCAAGACCTCCGATGTGGAGTCGAATCCTCAGATGACACGCGATGGCCGCAAGGTGGCCTTTGTGCGCGGCGGCAACCTGTACACCATCACGTTGTCCGATGGACTACTGGAACAGCTCACCGACATTCGCCCGGCGGGCGCCGCCCCCTCCGCACCCGCCGCGGGCCCGTCCAGGGGCGCCCGCACGGCCGCCTCCGGCGACGAACCCAAGAAGGGTACGGACAGCCAGGAGACGCTGAAGAAAGAGGAGCGCGAGTTACTCGAAGTCATCCAGCACCGCGCAAAGAAGCGGGAAGAGACCGAAGCGCGCCGCAAGAAAGAAAACCCGCGCAAGCCGATGAACCTCGGCCCACGTGAGACCGCCAGCAACATGCTGCTCGCCCCCGATGAATCCTACGTCCTGGTCACGGTCCTTGAGCGCGCCGCCGACTCCAAAACCACCGTCGTCCCTAACTTCGTCACCGAGGCCGGATACACCGAGGACATCAGTTCCCGGACGAATGTCGGCGACACGCCCAACAAGAGCCGCATGGCCATTGTGAAGGTAGCCACCGGCGAAGTGACATGGCTGGATCATGGCCAGAAGCTACCGGCCAATCCGGAGGCCAAGCCGCCAGTGAAAGAGTCCGAACGGCCCGTCACGCTGCTGGGTCCTCAATGGTCCGAAGACGGTGCGAAGCTCGCCGTGGCGGGACGTGCCGGAGACAACAAGGACCGCTGGATCTTCGCGGTTGATACGGCCACCGGCAAACTGCGGCCCATCTTCCATCTCCACGACGACGCGTGGGTGGACGGCCCCGGCAGCTTCCGCATGGGCCGGCTCCCCGGCAGCCAGACTCTCTATTTTCAGGCGGAGATCACAGGCTGGTCGCATCTCTACACGGTCAATTGGGAAGGCGGCGAACCGAAGGCGCTCACCACCGGCAAATGGGAGGTCGAGTCCGTCGTGCTATCGAGGGACGAAACCCGGTTCGGCCTCGTCACCAGCGAGGAGAGCCCACACGTCCGCAACTTCTACTGGATGCCCACGTCCGGCGGCCCGAAGACGCGCATCACGTCGCAGCCTGGCGACTATGAGGTCACGGTGTCGCCCGACGAGCAGATGCTGGCCGTGGTCCACAGCTACACCAACAAGCCGCCGGAACTGTATCTCATGGAGAACAAGCCCGGAGCCCCGATGACGCGCGTGACGACGTCCCCCGCGCCGGAATTCTCGGCCTTCCCGTGGCTCGACGTACCCATCGTGCAGGTACCCGCGCGCGACGGCACTCCGGTGCCCGCCCGGCTCTACCAGCCGAAGAACTGGAAGAAAGGCGGCCCCGCCGTCATCTTCGTGCACGGCGCCGGTTATCTGCAGAACGTCCACCGCTGGTGGTCCAACTACTCGCGCGAATACATGTTCCACCACCTGCTGATGCAGCGCGGCTACCTGGTCATCGACGTCGACTACCGCGGCTCCGCCGGCTACGGCCGCGACTGGCGCACGGCCATCTACCGCCACATGGGCGGCCAGGATCTGGACGACCAGGTGGATGCGGCCCATTTCATCGTCAAGGAATACGGCGTCGATCCCAAACGGATCGGGCTATATGGCGGGTCGTACGGCGGCTTCATCACGCTGATGGCGCTGTTCACACAACCCGACGTCTTTGCCGCCGGAGCCGCCCTGCGCCCGGTTACCGACTGGGCGCACTACAACCACGGATACACGTCGAACATCCTCAACCTGCCGCAGAAAGACCTGGAGGCCTACAAGCGCAGCTCGCCCATCTACCATGCAGCGGGCTTGAAGGGCGCCCTGTTGATCTGCCACGGCATGGTGGATACCAACGTCCACTTCCAGGACACGGTGTTGCTGGTGCAGAAGCTGATCGAACTGCGCAAGGAGAACTGGTCGGTAGCGCCGTATCCGGTGGAAGACCATGGCTTCGTGCAGCCCAGCAGTTGGGCCGACGAGTACAAGAGGATTTTGAATCTGTTCGAGACGAGTTTGAAGAAGTGA
- a CDS encoding alcohol dehydrogenase catalytic domain-containing protein, with the protein MAVVELIARHQFSIRENPIEDPLPGEVQVRVESVGICGSDLHNFSEGRIGDVLSRYPMVLGHEPVGTVLKTGAGVTGWSAGDRVAIEPPIYCYHCEFCMSGRHHLCEHVRFLSNPGEPGLFRDRANLPALNLLPLPENLSFDEATLFEPLGIILHSFRMGDPKIGETAAVIGGGPIGLTTIAALRVAGAGRIWCVEKVAHRRALALALGADVAIDPGETDPVQEVLRDTGQRGVDMVYDCAAKDGSINWSIRMGASAARIVITGLPSETMPAIDFHHLRRKEQHFYPVRRSNHRSELALRLLKEQAGRFTPMITHSMPLEQAQKAFETLEAYEDGVGKVTLKP; encoded by the coding sequence ATGGCCGTTGTGGAGTTGATTGCCCGACACCAGTTCAGCATTCGAGAGAACCCGATAGAGGATCCACTGCCCGGTGAGGTGCAGGTCCGGGTGGAGTCGGTGGGGATTTGCGGAAGTGATCTCCACAACTTCTCGGAAGGCAGGATTGGGGACGTGCTCTCGCGCTATCCCATGGTGCTGGGCCATGAACCGGTGGGCACTGTGCTGAAGACGGGAGCCGGCGTGACGGGCTGGTCAGCCGGCGATCGCGTGGCGATTGAGCCGCCCATCTACTGCTACCACTGCGAATTCTGCATGTCGGGGCGCCATCACCTGTGCGAGCATGTGCGTTTCCTCAGCAATCCGGGTGAGCCCGGCCTGTTCCGCGACCGGGCGAATCTGCCGGCCCTGAATCTGCTGCCGCTGCCGGAGAACCTGAGCTTCGACGAAGCTACGCTGTTCGAACCGCTGGGTATCATCCTGCACTCGTTCCGCATGGGCGACCCGAAGATCGGCGAGACGGCGGCGGTGATCGGCGGCGGGCCGATTGGCCTGACGACCATTGCGGCGTTGCGCGTGGCGGGCGCCGGGCGCATCTGGTGCGTGGAGAAGGTGGCGCATCGCCGGGCACTGGCTTTGGCATTGGGCGCCGACGTGGCGATCGATCCCGGCGAGACAGACCCGGTGCAGGAAGTATTGCGCGATACGGGCCAGCGTGGCGTGGACATGGTCTACGACTGCGCGGCCAAGGACGGTTCTATCAACTGGTCGATCCGCATGGGCGCATCGGCGGCGCGCATTGTGATTACGGGGCTGCCGTCGGAGACCATGCCGGCGATCGACTTCCACCATCTACGGCGGAAGGAGCAGCACTTCTATCCGGTGCGGCGGTCGAATCACAGGAGCGAACTGGCGTTGCGGCTATTGAAAGAGCAGGCCGGACGGTTCACGCCGATGATCACGCACAGCATGCCGCTGGAACAGGCGCAGAAGGCCTTTGAGACGCTGGAAGCGTACGAGGACGGAGTGGGGAAGGTAACGCTGAAGCCGTAG